A genomic region of Cydia amplana chromosome 5, ilCydAmpl1.1, whole genome shotgun sequence contains the following coding sequences:
- the LOC134648069 gene encoding serine/threonine-protein phosphatase 1 regulatory subunit 10-like, whose protein sequence is MPRIDPVQLLNCLSVLLSPDGGIKSRDEVQRLANLMTKFSKKLVSKCIYIQILKCTETDLLGLFMGSGGWRLVHMWLTESIVAKNWPLVRELLELLLLCPVDIEHLKTNNCPKLVKELSKEGNQFAIRALASKLVEQWLKTVKGEPVIPVQSAEIPQIILDAQKEINTDLAIKSDDHDFDKTDQDELEIKPENVKQELSTEKIESNGLDDNKEVSDKEKETLPVLKITLKDGKQILSQLDDADNKVTEKPSDKEKSKDKHKTRSKEKEKSHDSSSKSSSSKHSSKSVSSSEKHRSSKSDSPSHHSSKDRSKDKSKHSSHSSKSKSDSGRRSSNEKSSSSSSKSKEERSSKSSSEKSKSKEKTKDDKSEKKKESSEKTNEKSDVKPGPPSIHKLGKIPKLSDVKKEKPSISIEVRKPDEPKPKTVKTFHSKFRKHGLEEEVKPPPSRASLLNKKPPPPALPPTVSIPKRPSPVHNETPPEKKPKTVEPVEKPGAIKLIPPKPKPMLLLESDMFMDALNASATNKKEPKKRKRRTSGSKDGNASTDGSPPHTPNSITSPTSENKSVPPRFYQDTLDTEEDKDKPSDNVTDSNDNKDSSDKEAEESMDTVEPHTLTVNGLKGVLCYHKKKGPKKSIKWKPEPELEEIQYFELDETERVNVTKTFTDMKYLERIHERDAFQKGRNLSSEDVMEEKTSWKPLIPIDTKGQVHVDHGKNSKEKDIQAIRQKGTLQPLYFHKSMIPDSSLEPDTETHTYSEPTTIPLEDVTGNQDTTSDFRNMPWPEPKGNAPPVSSTNINMPAMFPSNMTQFPNGFPPTPFPGAPGFQGPPGMVPGDWQNGVPPQMMPNGMPPGILPAALAPGAMPPANMPPGIMMTPESMMMTPEMFVGGPNGMFPPGMVPDGFSMQPNMFPPDFNMTGPQGPPGAEGFSGPGNFRGSMRGRGSSGHWRGKNSGNWDGPQRGRGGHSRGNKRPVCIYFQRKGSCRQGDNCSFLHPGVNCPY, encoded by the exons ATG ccACGCATAGACCCGGTCCAATTATTAAATTGCCTCAGTGTACTCCTCTCTCCTGATGGTGGTATTAAAAGCAGAGATGAAGTTCAGAGGCTTGCCAA ccttatgacaaaattttcaaaaaaattggtatctaagtgcatatacattcaaatattGAAATGTACAGAAACTGATTTATTGGGTTTATTTATGGGATCAGGAGGCTGGCGACTTGTTCACATGTGGCTAACAGAAAGCATAGTCGCCAAAAATTGGCCCTTAGTTCGAGAATTATTGGAGCTTTTGCTATTATGTCCTGTCGACATAGAACatttaaaaaccaataattGCCCTAAACTCGTCAAAGAATTGTCCAAGGAGGGCAATCAATTTG CTATTCGAGCACTTGCGTCAAAACTGGTGGAGCAATGGCTTAAAACCGTAAAAGGTGAACCTGTTATTCCGGTACAATCTGCAGAGATCCCCCAAATAATATTAGACGCACAGAAAGAAATCAATACAGACTTAGCTATAAAAAGCGACGATCACGACTTTGATAAAACAGATCAAGATGAATTAGAAATAAAGCCTGAAAACGTCAAGCAAGAATTATCTACTGAGAAAATAGAAAGTAATGGACTTGACGACAATAAAGAAGTGTCAGATAAAGAAAAAGAAACTTTGCCGGTTttgaaaattacattaaaagatGGAAAGCAAATACTATCACAATTAGATGACGCAGATAATAAAGTTACAGAAAAACCCTCTGATAAGGAGAAATCTAAAGATAAACATAAAACCAGAtctaaagaaaaagaaaaatcgcATGATAGTAGTTCCAAATCCAGTTCCTCAAAACATTCGAGTAAATCTGTATCTTCTAGTGAAAAACATAGAAGTAGTAAATCGGATAGTCCTAGTCACCATAGCAGTAAGGATAGGTCTAAAGATAAAAGTAAACATTCTTCTCATAGTTCTAAGTCCAAAAGCGATAGCGGACGCAGATCCTCTAATGAAAAATCCAGCTCTTCCAGTAGCAAATCAAAAGAAGAACGTAGCAGCAAGTCATCGTCTGAGAAAAGCAAGAGTAAGGAGAAAACTAAAGATGATAAAAGTGAAAAGAAGAAGGAAAGCTCcgaaaaaacaaatgaaaagtCTGATGTAAAACCAGGACCTCCATCTATTCATAAATTAGGCAAAATACCGAAATTGAGTGATGtcaaaaaagaaaaaccttcAATATCGATAGAAGTTAGAAAACCAGATGAACCTAAGCCTAAGACTGTAAAAACGTTTCATTCTAAATTTAGAAAGCATGGTCttgaagaagaggttaaacctCCGCCTAGTCGAGCTTCACTTTTGAATAAAAAGCCTCCTCCCCCTGCGTTACCACCCACAGTATCGATACCTAAAAGACCATCTCCAGTACATAATGAAACCCCACCAGAGAAAAAGCCAAAAACTGTCGAACCTGTTGAAAAGCCTGGCGCTATAAAATTGATACCACCTAAACCTAAAC ctATGCTGTTATTGGAGAGCGACATGTTTATGGATGCCCTTAATGCATCAGCTACTAACAAAAAGGAGCCAAAGAAGAGAAAACGACGCACCAGCGGTTCTAAAGATGGAAATGCGTCAACTGATGGCTCCCCACCGCATACTCCAAATTCCATTACCAGTCCAACAAGCGAAAACAAATCGGTGCCGCCTAGGTTCTATCAGGATACTTTGGATACGGAAGAGGATAAAGATAAACCAAGTGATAACGTTACCGATAGCAATGACAACAAAGACTCGTCGGATAAAGAAGCCGAGGAATCCATGGACACCGTGGAGCCGCACACTTTGACGGTGAATGGTTTAAAGGGTGTTTTATGTTATCACAAGAAGAAAGGTCCCAAGAAGAGCATAAAGTGGAAACCAGAACCTGAACTAGAAGAGATACAATACTTTGAGCTGGATGAAACGGAAAGGGTTAATGTTACTAAGACCTTTACAGATATGAAATATCTGGAAAGGATACATGAAAGAGACGCTTTCCAAAAGGGAAGGAATCTTAGTAGCGAAGATGTTATGGAGGAGAAAACAAGCTGGAAACCACTAATCCCTATTGATACGAAAGGACAAGTGCATGTTGACCACGGGAAAAATAGTAAAGAAAAAGACATTCAAGCTATTCGGCAGAAAGGTACATTACAACCCCTTTACTTCCATAAATCGATGATACCTGATTCTTCATTAGAACCTGACACCGAAACGCATACATACTCGGAACCAACTACTATTCCTTTAGAAGATGTTACTGGTAATCAAGATACTACCAGCGACTTCAGAAACATGCCGTGGCCAGAACCTAAAGGCAATGCTCCACCAGTATCGAGTACCAATATTAATATGCCAGCAATGTTCCCGAGTAATATGACACAGTTCCCGAACGGCTTTCCACCTACACCCTTCCCAGGAGCGCCTGGATTTCAAGGACCGCCTGGAATGGTGCCTGGCGATTGGCAAAACGGTGTGCCTCCTCAAATGATGCCAAATGGTATGCCCCCTGGAATACTACCGGCAGCGCTGGCGCCAGGAGCTATGCCTCCAGCAAATATGCCGCCAGGTATAATGATGACTCCTGAAAGCATGATGATGACTCCAGAAATGTTCGTAGGCGGCCCGAATGGCATGTTCCCTCCTGGAATGGTCCCAGATGGGTTCAGTATGCAGCCGAATATGTTTCCTCCCGATTTCAACATGACTGGTCCACAGGGACCTCCTGGCGCTGAGGGATTTTCTGGACCAGGAAATTTCCGTGGTTCTATGAGAGGCCGTGGATCCAGCGGTCACTGGCGTGGCAAAAACTCAGGCAACTGGGACGGCCCTCAAAGAGGCAGGGGTGGGCATTCTCGTGGAAACAAAAGGCCagtttgtatatattttcaAAGAAAAGGATCATGTAGACAAGGCGACAACTGCTCGTTTTTACATCCTGGTGTTAATTGTCCATATTAA
- the LOC134648066 gene encoding glycerophosphocholine phosphodiesterase GPCPD1-like, with amino-acid sequence MQSWFFAQDRKKLKTRIPPKSPAKPPPSPPKMYTEEWKFSVTVPYANVSARDTVVITGNIPQLGEWDYLNAVPLEKEPGRDVWSNTITIPNTCEIYYRYAVCTFDDHNKEAIIVRSWETNVCPRVIKENTREPSLDVYGHYDDKVRLCRGWLTCQTLLQFKFVKNPLKLKTRLAGRLINIKVTPVNLSFGTEGQIDDSLSTDTAEVPTGVSVEVATLDNDASLCQLHPQEQFGKEYRPDDILIVNIMAQKLDSVAYLVDFYCYSTRASTQEPPCHVGYTYVLPNMFKPSEGMLELPVTCSIKHRPLGTVNIQYLTINPMSETKLNSFEVSYAKHWNPTWTGLEVGHRGLGASFKKKEGNSIRENTIASLKQAAASGADMLEFDVQLSKDMIPVIYHDFYVCISMKRKKEVDFTEMLELPVKDLTLEQLQKLKVYHLVEGRSHEALFFDEDLDEHQPFPTLELALNTIDSHVGFNVELKWTMELEDGTFELNNPFDMNIYVDKVLEIVLKHAGSRNIVFSCFNPDICTMVRNKQNKYPVMFLTIGVTSKYKPYRDPRCLSIPAAVQNAISSDILGIVVHTEDLLRDPTQVKLATDAGLVIFCWGDDNNDKATIKKLKNLGLHAVIYDKLDQYTTKEVKESIFLMEARESQRDVIRLAALSSPASGSASSASAEVSRGAARPYLDLAARLAAAPSTVTSLESLASTDDEDRNLKRNRDIIACIDKESQVKEQRYNFQGLFPAGDNKSASIKKSRKSDAE; translated from the exons ATGCAGAGCTGGTTCTTTGCCCAAGACCGGAAAAAACTGAAAACTAGAATTCCTCCGAAATCGCCCGCCAAGCCACCACCGTCGCCACCAAAAATGTATACCGAAGAGTGGAAATTTAGTGTAACCGTTCCATATGCTAATGTTAGCGCACGAGATACCGTCGTTATTACGGGGAATATACCTCAGCTCGGTGAATGGGATTATTTGAACGCAGTTCCACTTGAAAAGGAGCCAGGTAGAGATGTGTGGTCTAACACTATAACAATCCCAAACACATGCGAGATTTACTATCGCTATGCCGTGTGTACCTTCGATGATCATAACAAAGAAGCAATCATTGTGCGATCTTGGGAGACCAATGTTTGTCCTAGAGTAATCAAGGAAAACACGCGTGAGCCATCACTAGATGTCTACGGGCACTATGATGATAAGGTCAGGCTCTGTAGAGGATGGCTCACATGTCAAACATTACTGCAATTTAAATTTGTCAAAAATCCATTAAAGCTTAAGACTCGTTTAGCTGGAAGActcattaatataaaagtaacTCCAGTCAACTTGAGTTTTGGAACTGAAGGTCAGATTGACGATTCACTAAGCACCGACACTGCTGAGGTCCCCACCGGAGTTTCTGTAGAGGTGGCCACATTGGATAATGATGCTTCCCTTTGTCAGCTGCACCCACAAGAACAGTTTGGAAAGGAGTACAGACCTGATGATATTCTTATTGTTAATATAATGGCCCAGAAGCTGGACAGTGTGGCTTATCTAGTAGATTTCTATTGCTATAGTACTAGAGCTTCCACTCAGGAACCGCCATGTCATGTTGGTTACACATACGTACTGCCCAACATGTTCAAACCCTCGGAAGGAATGTTAGAATTGCCAGTCACATGCAGCATCAAGCATAGACCTCTTGGGACGGTGAACATTCAGTATTTGACTATAAATCCCATGTCAGAGACTAAGCTTAACTCTTTTGAGGTTTCATATGCAAAGCATTGGAATCCTACATGGACCGGGTTGGAGGTAGGCCATCGGGGGCTGGGAGCTAGCTTCAAAAAGAAAGA AGGAAATTCTATTCGTGAAAATACCATAGCTTCTCTTAAACAGGCAGCTGCAAGTGGTGCAGACATGCTTGAGTTTGATGTTCAGCTAAGTAAAGATATGATACCAGTTATATATCAtgatttttatgtatgtatttctaTGAAAAGAAAGAAGGAAGTTGACTTCACAGAAATGCTTGAATTGCCTGTGAAGGACTTGACTTTGGAACAGCTTCAGAAACTTAAG gTATACCACTTAGTTGAGGGACGAAGCCATGAAGCCCTGTTTTTTGATGAAGATTTAGATGAACACCAGCCATTTCCAACATTGGAATTGGCTTTAAACACTATAGATAGCCATGTTGGATTCAATGTTGAGCTTAAATGGACCATGGAATTGGAGGATGGCACGTTTGAGCTTAATAACCCATTTGATATGAACATTTATGTTGATAAG GTACTGGAAATTGTTCTGAAGCATGCAGGATCGCGAAACATCGTGTTTTCCTGTTTCAACCCTGATATCTGCACAATGGTCAGAAACAAGCAAAACAAATATCCCGTCATGTTTTTAACTATC GGTGTCACAAGTAAATACAAGCCATACCGAGACCCCAGGTGCCTGTCAATTCCGGCTGCAGTACAAAATGCCATCAGTTCAGACATTTTGGGCATAGTTGTGCACACAGAAGATCTGCTCAGAGATCCTACCCag GTCAAGTTGGCGACGGACGCCGGATTGGTGATATTCTGTTGGGGCGACGACAATAACGACAAGGCTACCATCAAGAAACTTAAGAATCTCGGCCTTCATGCCGTCATATACGACAAACTTGACCAGTACACCACTAAAGAAGTTAAG GAGAGCATATTCCTGATGGAAGCGCGCGAATCCCAGCGCGATGTGATCCGCCTGGCCGCGCTCTCGTCGCCCGCGTCCGGGTCCGCGAGCAGCGCCTCCGCGGAGGTgtcgcgcggcgccgcgcggcccTACCTCGACCTGGCCGCTCGCCTCGCCGCAGCGCCCTCTACCGTGACCTCCCTAGAGTCCCTCGCGTCCACCGACGACGAGGATAGAAACTTGAAGAGAAACAGGGACATTATTGCTTGCATTGACAAGGAATCCCAGGTGAAGGAGCAGCGCTACAACTTCCAAGGGCTGTTTCCGGCCGGTGACAATAAGTCGGCTAGTATCAAAAAGTCGCGTAAGAGTGACGCCGAATGA